Within Bradymonas sediminis, the genomic segment GCTCAACCGCAAAAAAGAGGTCGTCAACGGCCTGACCGGCGGCATCAAATTCCTCTTCGGCAAAAATAAAGTCGACGGCATCCACGGCACGGCGACCATTCAGGACAAGAACACCGTCGTCGTCGCCCAGAATAACGGCGAGTCGAAGACGCTTGAGACCAAAAAGATCCTCATCGCCACCGGCTCCAAGCCGACCGCGATCCCGGGCGTCGAATACGACAAAGAGACCATCGTCGACTCGACCTGGGCGCTTGAGTTCACCGAAGTCCCCGAGCACCTGATCATCATCGGCGCCGGCGTCATCGGCCTCGAGCTGGGTTCGGTCTGGTCGCGCCTTGGCGCCAAAGTCACGGTCATCGAATACCTCCCTGAAATCCTGGGCGGCCGCGCAGACGCCGAGGTCATGAAGACCGCCAAGAAGATCTTCACGAAGCAGGGCCTTGAGTTCATCATGAACGCGAAGGTCACCGGCGCGAAGGTCAACGGCAAGACCGTCGAAGTCAGCTACGAGCCGCGCGACGGCGAAGAAGGCGAGGTCAAGACCATCGAGGGCAGCAAATTGATGGTGGCGGTTGGCCGTCGTCCCTATACCGACGGACTCGGGCTGGTGAATATCGGCCTTGAGACCAACGCCCGCGGATTCATCGAAGTCGACGGCGACTACGAGACCTCAGTCGAAGGCGTCTACGCCATCGGCGACGTCATCCCCGGCCCGATGCTCGCCCACCTGGCCGAAGACGAAGGCATCATCTGCGTCGAGCGCATGAACGGCATGGGCTCACACGTGATGTACGACGCAGTTCCAGACGTGGTTTATACCTACCCCGAGATCGCCAGCGTCGGCAAAACGCCGGCCGAATTGGATAAGGAAGGCGTCGAGTATAAGACCGGCAAATTCCTCTTCAAAGCCAACGGCCGCGCCCGCGCGATCAACTATACCGATGGCTTCGTGAAGGTCTTGGCCGACGCCAAGACCGACCGCATCCTCGGCGCGCATATCATCGGCCCGCAGGCCGGCGACCTCATCGCCGAGATGGCCGTCGCCATGGAATTCTGGGCAAGCGCCGAAGATATCGCGCGCAGCTCCCACGCGCACCCGAGCCTGGCCGAAGTCGTCAAAGAAGCATGCCTGGCCGTCGACGGTCGCATGATTCATAGCTAAAGCCGGCGAATGATAATCGGTCGCTCAGACCGGGATATAAACAATGCGCGGACCGCCCTGGGTGGTCCGCGCATTTGTTTTTGGTTCGCGGGATTCGCCCCATCACCCCGCCCTTCCCCCGAGCCAGGCGAGCGCCTG encodes:
- the lpdA gene encoding dihydrolipoyl dehydrogenase, with product MMYDLVVIGSGPGGYVAAIRAAQLGMNVACVEKYDTFGGTCLNVGCIPSKALLESSHKFHDANGELAEHGINVSGVELDLEKMLNRKKEVVNGLTGGIKFLFGKNKVDGIHGTATIQDKNTVVVAQNNGESKTLETKKILIATGSKPTAIPGVEYDKETIVDSTWALEFTEVPEHLIIIGAGVIGLELGSVWSRLGAKVTVIEYLPEILGGRADAEVMKTAKKIFTKQGLEFIMNAKVTGAKVNGKTVEVSYEPRDGEEGEVKTIEGSKLMVAVGRRPYTDGLGLVNIGLETNARGFIEVDGDYETSVEGVYAIGDVIPGPMLAHLAEDEGIICVERMNGMGSHVMYDAVPDVVYTYPEIASVGKTPAELDKEGVEYKTGKFLFKANGRARAINYTDGFVKVLADAKTDRILGAHIIGPQAGDLIAEMAVAMEFWASAEDIARSSHAHPSLAEVVKEACLAVDGRMIHS